A single window of Nicotiana sylvestris chromosome 5, ASM39365v2, whole genome shotgun sequence DNA harbors:
- the LOC104249183 gene encoding heavy metal-associated isoprenylated plant protein 7-like isoform X1 codes for MGEKVEEKKEEEIVLKVEMHCEACARKIARSLKRFQGVEEVTADYKASKVVVKGKTADPLKVCERVQKKSGRKVELISPFPKPPQEEIKEEIIKKEEPKEEKKDEPSPVITVVLNVQMHCDACAQALQKRIRKIKGVESVTTDLVKNQVVVKGVFDSEKIANDVYKRTGKQVSVVKNEEKKEETEKKEEEKKDKEGKKQVEAEESKGEDDNKTDIKKNEYLHAKYYYNNYNMEYANYSPQIFSDENPHACSLM; via the exons ATGGGTGAG AAAGTGGAAGAAAAGAAGGAAGAAGAGATAGTGCTAAAGGTTGAAATGCATTGTGAAGCTTGTGCTAGAAAAATTGCTAGATCCTTGAAAAGATTCCAAG GTGTAGAGGAAGTAACGGCGGATTACAAGGCCAGTAAGGTGGTAGTGAAAGGCAAAACTGCAGACCCTCTTAAAGTGTGTGAAAGGGTCCAAAAAAAAAGTGGTCGAAAAGTTGAACTTATTTCACCTTTCCCTAAGCCACCCCAAGaagaaattaaggaagaaattatAAAGAAAGAAGAGcccaaagaagagaaaaaagatgAG CCTTCTCCGGTAATAACGGTTGTCTTGAACGTTCAAATGCATTGTGATGCTTGTGCTCAAGCTTTACAGAAACGGATCCGCAAAATTAAAG GGGTAGAATCTGTCACGACAGACCTTGTAAAAAATCAAGTAGTCGTAAAAGGTGTCTTTGACTCAGAAAAGATAGCTAATGATGTTTATAAAAGAACTGGAAAACAAGTTTCAGTAGTAAAGAatgaagagaaaaaggaagaaactgagaagaaagaagaagagaaaaaagataaagaagGAAAGAAACAAGTTGAAGCCGAGGAAAGCAAAGGAGAAGATGATAACAAGACAGACATTAAGAAAAATGAATATTTGCATGCAAAATACTACTACAATAATTATAATATGGAGTATGCTAATTATTCCCCTCAGATTTTCAGTGATGAAAATCCTCATGCTTGCTCTCTCAtgtaa
- the LOC104249183 gene encoding heavy metal-associated isoprenylated plant protein 7-like isoform X2: MHCEACARKIARSLKRFQGVEEVTADYKASKVVVKGKTADPLKVCERVQKKSGRKVELISPFPKPPQEEIKEEIIKKEEPKEEKKDEPSPVITVVLNVQMHCDACAQALQKRIRKIKGVESVTTDLVKNQVVVKGVFDSEKIANDVYKRTGKQVSVVKNEEKKEETEKKEEEKKDKEGKKQVEAEESKGEDDNKTDIKKNEYLHAKYYYNNYNMEYANYSPQIFSDENPHACSLM; this comes from the exons ATGCATTGTGAAGCTTGTGCTAGAAAAATTGCTAGATCCTTGAAAAGATTCCAAG GTGTAGAGGAAGTAACGGCGGATTACAAGGCCAGTAAGGTGGTAGTGAAAGGCAAAACTGCAGACCCTCTTAAAGTGTGTGAAAGGGTCCAAAAAAAAAGTGGTCGAAAAGTTGAACTTATTTCACCTTTCCCTAAGCCACCCCAAGaagaaattaaggaagaaattatAAAGAAAGAAGAGcccaaagaagagaaaaaagatgAG CCTTCTCCGGTAATAACGGTTGTCTTGAACGTTCAAATGCATTGTGATGCTTGTGCTCAAGCTTTACAGAAACGGATCCGCAAAATTAAAG GGGTAGAATCTGTCACGACAGACCTTGTAAAAAATCAAGTAGTCGTAAAAGGTGTCTTTGACTCAGAAAAGATAGCTAATGATGTTTATAAAAGAACTGGAAAACAAGTTTCAGTAGTAAAGAatgaagagaaaaaggaagaaactgagaagaaagaagaagagaaaaaagataaagaagGAAAGAAACAAGTTGAAGCCGAGGAAAGCAAAGGAGAAGATGATAACAAGACAGACATTAAGAAAAATGAATATTTGCATGCAAAATACTACTACAATAATTATAATATGGAGTATGCTAATTATTCCCCTCAGATTTTCAGTGATGAAAATCCTCATGCTTGCTCTCTCAtgtaa
- the LOC104249183 gene encoding heavy metal-associated isoprenylated plant protein 7-like isoform X3, which translates to MGVEEVTADYKASKVVVKGKTADPLKVCERVQKKSGRKVELISPFPKPPQEEIKEEIIKKEEPKEEKKDEPSPVITVVLNVQMHCDACAQALQKRIRKIKGVESVTTDLVKNQVVVKGVFDSEKIANDVYKRTGKQVSVVKNEEKKEETEKKEEEKKDKEGKKQVEAEESKGEDDNKTDIKKNEYLHAKYYYNNYNMEYANYSPQIFSDENPHACSLM; encoded by the exons ATGG GTGTAGAGGAAGTAACGGCGGATTACAAGGCCAGTAAGGTGGTAGTGAAAGGCAAAACTGCAGACCCTCTTAAAGTGTGTGAAAGGGTCCAAAAAAAAAGTGGTCGAAAAGTTGAACTTATTTCACCTTTCCCTAAGCCACCCCAAGaagaaattaaggaagaaattatAAAGAAAGAAGAGcccaaagaagagaaaaaagatgAG CCTTCTCCGGTAATAACGGTTGTCTTGAACGTTCAAATGCATTGTGATGCTTGTGCTCAAGCTTTACAGAAACGGATCCGCAAAATTAAAG GGGTAGAATCTGTCACGACAGACCTTGTAAAAAATCAAGTAGTCGTAAAAGGTGTCTTTGACTCAGAAAAGATAGCTAATGATGTTTATAAAAGAACTGGAAAACAAGTTTCAGTAGTAAAGAatgaagagaaaaaggaagaaactgagaagaaagaagaagagaaaaaagataaagaagGAAAGAAACAAGTTGAAGCCGAGGAAAGCAAAGGAGAAGATGATAACAAGACAGACATTAAGAAAAATGAATATTTGCATGCAAAATACTACTACAATAATTATAATATGGAGTATGCTAATTATTCCCCTCAGATTTTCAGTGATGAAAATCCTCATGCTTGCTCTCTCAtgtaa